Proteins found in one Neofelis nebulosa isolate mNeoNeb1 chromosome 3, mNeoNeb1.pri, whole genome shotgun sequence genomic segment:
- the NSG1 gene encoding neuronal vesicle trafficking-associated protein 1 — translation MVKLGNNFAEKGTKQPLLEDGFDTIPLMTPLDVNQLQFPPPDKVVVKTKTQYEPDRKKGKVRPPKIAEFTVSITEGVTERFKVSVLVLFALAFLTCVVFLVVYKVYKYDRACPDGFVLKNTQCIPEGLESYYAEQDSSAREKFYTVINHYNLAKQSITRSVSPWMSVLSEEKLSEQETEAADKSAQ, via the exons ATGGTGAAGTTGGGGAACAATTTCGCGGAGAAGGGCACCAAGCAGCCGCTGCTGGAGGATGGCTTCGACACCATCCCCCTGATGACGCCCCTCGATGTCAATCAGCTGCAGTTCCCGCCCCCGGACAAG GTGGTGGTGAAAACCAAGACCCAGTACGAGCCCGATCGCAAGAAGGGCAAAGTGCGCCCTCCCAAGATAGCCGAGTTCACCGTCAGCATCACCGAGGGGGTCACCGAGAGGTTTAAG GTCTCCGTGCTGGTCCTCTTTGCCCTGGCCTTCCTCACCTGCGTCGTCTTCCTGGTCGTCTACAAGGTGTACAAATATGACCGTGCCTGCCCCGACGGCTTCGTCCTCAAG AACACCCAGTGCATTCCAGAAGGCTTGGAGAGCTACTACGCGGAGCAAGACTCCAGTGCCCGGGAGAAGTTTTACACCGTCATCAACCACTACAACCTGGCCAAGCAGAGCATCACACGCTCCGTCTCACCCTGGATGTCGGTTCTGTCGGAAGAGAAGCTGTCCGAGCAGGAGACCGAAGCCGCTGACAAGTCAGCTCAGTGA